In Candidatus Neomarinimicrobiota bacterium, the genomic stretch AACGCAATCGGAATATCCGGCGGACATAATTTTACTACCGGCGCGGCAGCTGCGGGTCAGCTGTCAATGATGAAAAACACCGTCGATCCGATGGCTGTCCAGAGCGGAGTAATTGCAGCGCTCATGGCGGAAAAGGGTTATACAGGCACACGTGCGATATTCGAAGGTAAGGAGGGATTGAACGAGATAATGGGACCGGAATGGGATGAGGATGCTCTTCTCGGCGGTCTCGGTGATTCGTTCAAAATCCTCGAATGCTCAATGAAAGCGTTTCCGACCGAAGCGCTGACGCATTCCCATATAACCTGTGCATTGAAAATAGTGAGAGATCATGACGTTCAGCCCGATGATATCAAAGAGATTAAGGTAACTACGATAGCCAGGGCGGTGGATATTCTTTTTGACCCTGAGAAATATAATCCGAAGAATCGTGAAACAGCCGACCACAGCCTTCCGTATACAATCGCGGCGGCGGTGGTGGACCGGAAGATCACCACCGACCAGTTTAGTGTTGAAAGGATAAACGATCCTCAAATACAGGCAGTGTTGCCGAAGATAATTGGAGAAGCAAGTGAGGAGTTCGAAAGGATGTTCCCGGAGAAGCAGCCTTCAAAAGTCGTAATTACCCTTACAGACGGTTCCACTTTTAAAGCTGAAGTTGAGTATCCGAAAGGAGATCCGCGGGAGCCGATGACACAGGAGGAGCTGGATATGAAGTTTGAATCTCTCACGAGTTCTCTAATGGATAACGATAAGAGAGAGAAAATAAAAGCTACTATTTGGAACCTCGAATCGTTAAATAATATGGGCGATTTAATGAAAGAATTAATTGTGCAGGAGTGATCGAAAGAGAATTTTATGAATGTGAACAGCGAAAATGAGAGAAACGTAATTATAATAGGGTCAGGACCTGCCGGTCTGACAGCAGCGCTATACGCCGCGCGGGCGAACCTTAAGCCTCTTGTGCTTGAGGGAATTCAACCGGGAGGTCAGCTTACCATTACAACGGATGTGGAGAATTTTCCCGGATTTCCCGATGGGATACTCGGACCGGAGCTGATGGATAAAATGAGACAGCAGGCAAGCAGGTTCGGTGCCGAATGTAAGTATGAGACTGTGACCGAAGTCGATTTCTCCGCAAGACCGTTCACCGTAAAAACCGAGAGCGGAACTTACTCAGGGGGCACGGTAATAATAAGTACAGGGGCTTCAGCCTTATTCCTCGACATACCCGGGGAAAAGGAATATATGGGGCGCGGTGTGTCGGCATGTGCGACCTGTGACGGATTCTTCTTTGCCGATCAGGAATTGGTGGTTGTGGGCGGCGGAGATACGGCGATGGAAGAGGCGACTTTCCTTACAAAATTTGCGAAAAAGGTTCATGTAGTTCACCGGCGCGATGAGCTTCGGGCATCAAAAACGATGCAGGACAGGGC encodes the following:
- a CDS encoding MmgE/PrpD family protein is translated as NAIGISGGHNFTTGAAAAGQLSMMKNTVDPMAVQSGVIAALMAEKGYTGTRAIFEGKEGLNEIMGPEWDEDALLGGLGDSFKILECSMKAFPTEALTHSHITCALKIVRDHDVQPDDIKEIKVTTIARAVDILFDPEKYNPKNRETADHSLPYTIAAAVVDRKITTDQFSVERINDPQIQAVLPKIIGEASEEFERMFPEKQPSKVVITLTDGSTFKAEVEYPKGDPREPMTQEELDMKFESLTSSLMDNDKREKIKATIWNLESLNNMGDLMKELIVQE
- the trxB gene encoding thioredoxin-disulfide reductase produces the protein MNVNSENERNVIIIGSGPAGLTAALYAARANLKPLVLEGIQPGGQLTITTDVENFPGFPDGILGPELMDKMRQQASRFGAECKYETVTEVDFSARPFTVKTESGTYSGGTVIISTGASALFLDIPGEKEYMGRGVSACATCDGFFFADQELVVVGGGDTAMEEATFLTKFAKKVHVVHRRDELRASKTMQDRAMKNDKIEFIWDSAVDEIVGDDNGVTGVKLRNVKSGKQTDFPVQGVFVAIGHIPNTGIFKGQVDMNDVGYVKVNNGSTQTNVEGVFAAGDVADHVYRQAITAAGTGCMAAMDAERWLESQKH